The DNA region ACAGGATTCACAGAGGACGTCAAAGGGCGGCCACCCGGTGAGGCCGTCGGCGTCCTCGAGGAGCGCGGTCGGGACCAGGCCGCTGATCCCACAGCCACCGTCACACGAGGTGAACGAGTGGCTGACCGCGGCGAAGGTCTCGCCGTGCGGGTCGTGGTCGGGCGTGCGGAACTCGGGTTCCTCGCCCGTTTTGAAGGATACGCTGACCGGCTCGCGCTCGGCCGTGTGGTTGGTATCGGTGCGCCGCTCGTCGGACTGGATGTTGGTCATCTCAAATCCCTCCCCCCATTTGGGGTCCAATACTTTCGCAGCGACGAGGAGGGGCACACCGCTGGCCGTGCGGGAGAGACGCTGCCGAGACGCGCGGCGACCACCCCACCAGCAAAGCCGGGGAGCGGAGTTAGCCGAAGAAGCGGGAGAACATCCCTCGTTGTTTCCGGCGTTCACGTTCGTCGGCCTGGATCTGCTCGTTTGCCTCCTCGTACTCGCGGAGGACGGCGTCGAGGCCGGAGAGCGTCTCCTTGGCCGTCGCAACGTCTTCGCGACGGACCATCGGGCGGAGAATCTGCTTGAGCCGCTTGACGGGGTCATCCGGAAGGTCGGCATCCGCCGGCGACAACAAGCCGGCCCGCTTGAGCTGGGTCCGGTAGCGTTCGCGTTCGCCCATCAGCTCGTCCATCGCCTTCAGGTAGGTCTCGGCGGTGAACTTGTAGCGGTCGCGTTCCTCCTCAACATCCGCCAGATCGCGGAGCCGCTCTTCGAGGCGGGTCTGATACCGCGCCAGCACGCGGTTGTCCTCGCGAGCGACCTTCATTGCCTGGGCTGTCGGCGTTCGACCCTCGATGGGACCAACGGTCCAATCCGTCGGATGTTTCTCGGAATCGTCGAGATGGGGATTGGTCCGCGACCAGTTGCCACCGGCTTTCGTGACGGATTCGGTCATCATCCGCTGCGTACTCTCATCGAGGTCTGAGTCGATGTCCGTCCCGTCGGGAGCAGCGGGCGAGACGCCCTCGGGAGTGACGCTCCCATCAGGGGTCGACTCGCCCCGGTCGTTCGAGGCGGGGGAAGCGTCGCGCATGGCCGTCGACGTTGACTGTCCAGTGGGGGCGTTCGCAGCCGCGTCCGCAGCAGCGGCCGGGTCCACCCCCATATCCACACCCACACCTCCGTCGTCGGCCCCACTGTCGCTGTCGTTGTCGCCGTCGAGGCCGAGGAGTACGTCGGGGGAACTCTCGGCGGCAGTCGCGGCGTCATCCGTGTGCAGCGGACCTGGGGCGCTCGGAGCGGCCTCGGCCGATGCAGACGTGCCATCACTCACGAAAGAACTCCCGGCCGCACCAGCGGAGTCCTGTGGCTTCTGAGCGGATGCTGAGGATGCCACGTCATTCGCGGGGATATCCGAGGCCGAGGTCGAGGGAGAGGACGATGCCGTTGGCCCGTCGGCCTTCGAGAACTTCACCCCATCGTCACTCGGGAGTTCGTAGTGGTCATCCACTCGGAGGAGCGCGCGGGCGAGAGTGACGCCGCCGTAGGTCGCACCACTCGAGTAGTGTTGGCCGTCCCACTTGGGTCGCATCAACCCGGAGGTACGAAAGAGCGCGTCCATCCGATCGGGGTCTTTCCCCGTCCAGAACGCAAGCGTATGAGCGAACGCCATATCCGCTTCAGACTGACTCGGATAGTCGGCATCGTGAGACCCCCACATCGAGGAATCGCCTTCGTAGAGGCGGCGTTTCCGGTCGCCACCTTGCGAGTCGTACATCCGCTTCAGAATCTCGCCATCTGATAGCTCGATACCGGGCCCTGCGAGGTCGGCAAACGTACTGGGGCACACCGGGGGAAGGTACTTCGTCTGGACCCGCTCGAGGGCTTCTCGGATGGCCGGGTCACGGATGTTTCTGAAGGCGTCACCGTAGCGCTCGACGAGTGCGCTTTCACTCTGCCGACCAGGGACGTCGGTGGAGCGCCGATCGCCACGATTACCTCCACTTTCTGAGGTATCGCTCGCGGCGGTATCGGCGAGACTCAACTGCCCATCCGAGCTGGACTCACCACGAATGTACTCACCGTGAACGGCGTCTAACTCGTCCTGACATTTCCGAATCTCCGTGGGCGTGTCCTTGAGGTGCGCGCCGGTCACGGTGAAGTAGCGATCAGAGTCGTACATCTCGACGCGACCCCGGCGATTCCCGGCGGCGGTCAGTTCGCCCCCGACGAGGATATGCACACCCGTGCCGGAGGGAGACACTTCGGTGTATGAGTCGAGGCGGTCGATGATATCTTCGGCCCAGTCTTCGAGCTTGCCTGTATCAGGGTCACGACACTTATCGAGGTCGACGCCAGTGATAGAGACGTTGTCGGTGAAGACGAAGCCAAGGCCATCGCCGGGCACGCGGGAGTCGTTGAGTGCCTCCCACGCAGTGTCGAAGTCGCGGCGCTGTTTGGGGTTGGTGACGTCGCAGTTGATATCACCGCTGGTGCGATACGGTTTGGTCGGGATTTTGGTAGCTTTCCCGTTGCGCTCTCCCTCACGCCAGAGAATCCAGTTCTCGATAGAGCGGATATTGGCCGGGATTACGTCGTTTGTTACGTCTATATTCGTCATAGATTCATCGTGATGTTCGGAAGGGTCGTCGCCACTCGACGGCGGGCGAAACAAACCCGGATTGTCGATCTCGACCCAATTTCAGGGAAAATCGACACCCCGCGCGCGATTCGCGCAGAACTGGTGACCCCCTCTAATCCAATACTATGATATGTAGCATCGAAGGAGCCGAATGGGGCCACCAGATTGCTCGATAGAGTCTCTGGGCCGCTTTGCGCGCGTGCGCTAAGTCCCGACGGTTGGAGGGTCGTGGCAGACCCGAATTCTGGGGTTAGAAGGCTCTTACCTACTGTGCGCGGCGTGCGCGGATTTTGCGGGGATTTGCGCGCACTCGAATCACCTTCAATTTGGCCGATTTTGATCGGAGCAACGAGCGCGCTTTTAAGACCTTCTGGGCCGTTTTGCGCGCGTGCGCTAAGTCCCGACGGGTAGGAGGAGGTCTCAGGCCCGGATTCTGGAGGTACAAGGTCCCTACCTGCTGTGCGCGCCGTGCGCGTACTTTGCGCGCACCGCCGGAGAGGGTTATTCAAGGTCATCGAGTAGATTGGCCGCGCTGACGAACTCCCATTCTCCATCCGGCCCCCAGATCGACTCGGTCAGTTCACCGTGTGACCGCCCCCGTCGTTTGGCAGGGAGCTCGTCGATCAAGCCGGCGTTCGCGAGAGCCCGCGCGATATTCCACGCTTCTGAGAGATTTGGGACGACCCAGATTTTCTTCTCGACGTCGAAGCGGTTGAAGTCCTCGTAGTGCTTGACGATGTGCTCGTGGCGAACGTTCCAGATCGCCTCTCCAATCACAGCTGGCTTGTCGTCTTTGTACGCGACGACATCTGGCTTCACGTCGGTCCCGAAGATCGGGGTGTATCGCTTGACGAAATAGTGAGAGGTTTCATCGTTCGCGAGTGTGCGAGCGAGTGCCTCGACCATCACCTTGTGGTAGGTCTTCTCGTTGACGTCACCCTGGTCTTCACCGAAGGCGACGCGAGCGCCACACGCACGCTGACCGTCCTCGGTGACGGTGTAGTAGACACGGAGATTCTCGGTCACCTTCTCGAGGTAGCCGAGGTCGATGAGCCGGTCGGGGTCTACCTCAGAGAAGTGACTATTTATCGGCTTCATCGTATCGAGCATATCGAACTTGGGATGTCGACCGTTCACAGTCGTCACGACGGCTGCGAGAAATTGGCGTTCCTGAACTGTCAGATTCTCGTCTATGCCTGAGCCAACGCCACCGACCCAGGTATCGTGCCGGTCGGCGTGGTCAGCGTCCGAAGGATTCTCCGTGGCCGCCCCCGCTCCATCGGCGCGGGTCGTATCTCCCTCCACGCCACCCTGTGCAACGGCGGTAGCAGTCTCGCCCGTGGTGGTTGGGTCGGCCCCGTTGTAGAGGAAGTCGTTGATACGATCTTCCAGATTGCTTACCGAATCTTCACCGCCACGTTCAGCGGGAGATTCGGCCTGAGCGCCACCGATTCCTTCGCTGGCTGCTCGGCGCGAACCAAAGTCGTCCGTGAGGTCGTCGGCGGGCCGGGTGACAGGCCTCGACGGGCCATTCTGATCGCCACCATTTGCGGGTTGCGTCCCGACCTGAGTTGCTACGTTCCGCCGACTCTCCCAGACGTCTTCTTCGGGCTCCGAGTCGGAGTCGGGGCCGGAGCCAGATACATCGTTGTGGTGTACGTTCGAATCGGTGGCATCGACCCCAGAGCCGGTGTGGGATGCCGAGAGTTGCTCGGCGGAGGGGTCCGTGTTGCTTCCGGGGATGAGACAGTAGTCGTCCCGCGTTTGGCGTGTCTTCTTCGCGTCGATCCCCCCGAAGGAGTCACCGTAGGGCGAGACTGAATCCTCGTTCACGGGGTCGTCCGAGTCCCGGTGGCCGGCGGGGATGCCGACCGGCAGGAGCGTGACAAGTTCGGGAACGTCGGTCATGAAGCCCGTGTCGGGGAGTTGGGCGACCCATTCCCCACGAGGGAGTGACGTAATCCGGTCAACGAGTTCCTCGTCTTCGATGCCCTCGTGGAAGAGTGTCATCACCAGCTCTTCGTCGACGGCGAGTTTGCCGATGAGTTTGGTGTTGATGTTCCGCAGAATCTCCTTGTAGGAG from Salinigranum rubrum includes:
- a CDS encoding phage NrS-1 polymerase family protein — translated: MTNIDVTNDVIPANIRSIENWILWREGERNGKATKIPTKPYRTSGDINCDVTNPKQRRDFDTAWEALNDSRVPGDGLGFVFTDNVSITGVDLDKCRDPDTGKLEDWAEDIIDRLDSYTEVSPSGTGVHILVGGELTAAGNRRGRVEMYDSDRYFTVTGAHLKDTPTEIRKCQDELDAVHGEYIRGESSSDGQLSLADTAASDTSESGGNRGDRRSTDVPGRQSESALVERYGDAFRNIRDPAIREALERVQTKYLPPVCPSTFADLAGPGIELSDGEILKRMYDSQGGDRKRRLYEGDSSMWGSHDADYPSQSEADMAFAHTLAFWTGKDPDRMDALFRTSGLMRPKWDGQHYSSGATYGGVTLARALLRVDDHYELPSDDGVKFSKADGPTASSSPSTSASDIPANDVASSASAQKPQDSAGAAGSSFVSDGTSASAEAAPSAPGPLHTDDAATAAESSPDVLLGLDGDNDSDSGADDGGVGVDMGVDPAAAADAAANAPTGQSTSTAMRDASPASNDRGESTPDGSVTPEGVSPAAPDGTDIDSDLDESTQRMMTESVTKAGGNWSRTNPHLDDSEKHPTDWTVGPIEGRTPTAQAMKVAREDNRVLARYQTRLEERLRDLADVEEERDRYKFTAETYLKAMDELMGERERYRTQLKRAGLLSPADADLPDDPVKRLKQILRPMVRREDVATAKETLSGLDAVLREYEEANEQIQADERERRKQRGMFSRFFG
- a CDS encoding ATP-binding protein, producing the protein MADQYKRAHFKKFGNLDDVVHITVPGPNDEVLAFPYFDIRPQLAAGVSRTVAVQEKIDRYNELLVYVLGREMADQAFVAQEILNSLIKAMFDPVHGQDAWPISDLLTAAMDMQKLGSMNEETKAQGKLPPVSDATLHRTLQRHVDADRQRFMTSIDAVMNRITKLAERSFIWRILNFVPEWDEENGHYAHQSPMFDIQDILASKRVVLIDTGDLRPASSNLFTFMLLDYIWSGARLRHRLGKTPPVSDGYVINLIIDEAAPLLQSELVRDDMIPDGREFGLALEVIVHFAEQVKSDALDVSSYKEILRNINTKLIGKLAVDEELVMTLFHEGIEDEELVDRITSLPRGEWVAQLPDTGFMTDVPELVTLLPVGIPAGHRDSDDPVNEDSVSPYGDSFGGIDAKKTRQTRDDYCLIPGSNTDPSAEQLSASHTGSGVDATDSNVHHNDVSGSGPDSDSEPEEDVWESRRNVATQVGTQPANGGDQNGPSRPVTRPADDLTDDFGSRRAASEGIGGAQAESPAERGGEDSVSNLEDRINDFLYNGADPTTTGETATAVAQGGVEGDTTRADGAGAATENPSDADHADRHDTWVGGVGSGIDENLTVQERQFLAAVVTTVNGRHPKFDMLDTMKPINSHFSEVDPDRLIDLGYLEKVTENLRVYYTVTEDGQRACGARVAFGEDQGDVNEKTYHKVMVEALARTLANDETSHYFVKRYTPIFGTDVKPDVVAYKDDKPAVIGEAIWNVRHEHIVKHYEDFNRFDVEKKIWVVPNLSEAWNIARALANAGLIDELPAKRRGRSHGELTESIWGPDGEWEFVSAANLLDDLE